A region of Treponema sp. J25 DNA encodes the following proteins:
- a CDS encoding HEPN domain-containing protein: protein MSLYQKAKENEQIAEYCYKEEISAYNAGASRAYYAAFQKAKAYMIEKKFDYEKFLQKIKATEKPFSHGTIQRALVECLIVNGRK from the coding sequence ATGAGTCTCTATCAGAAAGCTAAAGAAAATGAACAAATAGCTGAGTACTGCTATAAGGAGGAAATAAGCGCATATAATGCCGGGGCAAGCCGGGCGTATTACGCGGCCTTTCAAAAGGCAAAAGCATATATGATAGAGAAAAAATTCGATTATGAGAAGTTTTTACAAAAAATTAAGGCTACAGAAAAGCCTTTTTCCCATGGTACTATACAACGGGCCTTGGTGGAGTGTCTCATAGTTAATGGAAGGAAATAA
- a CDS encoding IS66 family transposase, giving the protein MFHELDEAARACPWCARERPVIGEERSEEVEIIPAKVVVKVHVRRKYGPCTCDDFIGHDEPAIVSAPAPAKIAKGSQYANSTAAFIIVSKYVDGLPLYRQEGALQRLGLELGRGTMARMILRVSEELEPLWRRMKEDLRSSPVLGMDETVTQVLHEPERPATSQSRMWVARGFKEGPGSTDPPRPIIWFEYADSRSGDVAASIIGNFSGYLQTDGYSGYSRIGRRPEIIHVGCWAHIRREFYRLVSEQGPTCTAAEMVRLIRRLYQIEKDLRARLAAGELSREVFVEERKAATAPVFEEIRSWLNHWETKVPPHSPLGSAIAYALGQYRRAIRYVDHWLLTPDNNPVENAIRPFVIGRKNWLFHDSVHGAKASGRLYSLIETAKANGHEPYRYLCHLFTEYARASDKSAALDTLLPYTLAPAPINQPQRSHGSGYFSENEIVLWNSIFNSGF; this is encoded by the coding sequence GTGTTCCACGAGCTTGATGAGGCAGCTCGCGCCTGTCCGTGGTGTGCGAGGGAACGGCCGGTCATCGGGGAAGAGCGGAGCGAAGAGGTAGAGATTATCCCTGCGAAGGTGGTAGTGAAGGTGCATGTGCGGCGGAAGTACGGCCCCTGCACCTGCGACGACTTCATCGGCCACGACGAACCGGCCATTGTCAGCGCACCGGCGCCAGCGAAGATAGCGAAGGGGAGCCAGTATGCCAACAGCACGGCGGCGTTCATCATCGTGAGTAAGTATGTGGATGGGCTGCCGTTATATCGACAGGAAGGGGCGCTCCAGCGGCTCGGGCTTGAGCTGGGTCGGGGGACCATGGCCCGGATGATTCTGCGGGTGAGTGAGGAACTGGAGCCGCTGTGGCGGCGGATGAAGGAGGACCTGCGGTCGTCGCCGGTCCTGGGGATGGATGAGACGGTGACGCAGGTGCTGCATGAGCCAGAGCGGCCTGCGACAAGTCAATCCCGGATGTGGGTTGCCCGGGGCTTCAAAGAGGGGCCTGGGTCGACGGACCCACCTCGCCCCATCATCTGGTTTGAGTATGCCGACTCTCGTTCGGGGGATGTGGCGGCGTCTATCATCGGGAACTTCTCAGGGTACCTGCAGACCGACGGGTACAGTGGCTACAGCCGCATTGGCCGGCGGCCGGAAATTATTCATGTGGGCTGCTGGGCCCATATCCGGCGGGAGTTCTATCGGCTCGTGAGTGAGCAGGGGCCCACCTGCACCGCCGCCGAGATGGTACGCCTCATCCGAAGACTCTATCAGATTGAAAAGGATCTGCGTGCTCGTCTTGCTGCAGGGGAACTTTCCCGGGAGGTCTTTGTGGAGGAACGGAAGGCTGCGACTGCGCCGGTCTTTGAAGAGATTCGCTCGTGGCTTAACCACTGGGAAACGAAGGTCCCGCCCCATAGTCCCCTGGGGTCTGCCATCGCCTATGCCCTGGGGCAGTATCGCCGGGCGATTCGGTATGTGGACCACTGGCTGCTTACCCCCGACAACAACCCCGTAGAGAACGCCATTCGCCCCTTTGTGATTGGCCGCAAGAACTGGCTTTTTCATGACTCCGTGCATGGGGCCAAGGCCAGTGGACGGCTGTATTCCCTCATCGAGACCGCCAAAGCCAACGGCCACGAACCCTATCGCTACCTGTGTCACCTCTTCACTGAGTACGCCCGGGCCTCGGACAAAAGTGCCGCCCTCGACACCCTCCTGCCGTACACCCTCGCCCCGGCTCCTATTAATCAGCCCCAACGGAGTCATGGCAGCGGGTACTTTTCTGAGAATGAAATAGTGCTTTGGAATTCTATTTTTAATTCTGGTTTCTGA
- a CDS encoding alpha-hydroxy-acid oxidizing protein, producing the protein MKIESKCHFCPRCDGQGCINELPGMGGVGNNENFILNCSSWQKYYPLVEEDTPSVPLRLAPMTGAMQNVGYGEEAPFYGDLIGVALVAGLRLSIGDGYPDEKLLSGIGALRSYGVKGAVFCKPYPNHRILERFEWARDVAEYLGVDIDSYAIKTMRDLVHLEQKDARSLRELQRAAHVPFVIKGIFKKEDIDLVRELRPDVAFISNHGGRVETVRGSTVDFLAVYGKELRRYCGALWVDGGIRSYRDLQVARVLGAEEALIGRPAVTALLKQGVAGAPAVLQDILEPLEEEVPCLEPEIYR; encoded by the coding sequence ATGAAGATAGAAAGCAAGTGTCATTTTTGTCCCCGCTGCGATGGTCAGGGCTGTATCAATGAACTTCCCGGGATGGGAGGGGTTGGTAATAACGAGAATTTTATTCTTAACTGTAGTTCCTGGCAAAAGTACTATCCCCTGGTAGAGGAGGATACACCGTCGGTACCTCTCAGACTTGCTCCCATGACGGGGGCAATGCAAAATGTGGGGTATGGGGAAGAGGCTCCCTTCTATGGGGACCTTATTGGAGTTGCCCTTGTGGCAGGACTTCGACTTTCCATCGGGGATGGCTACCCCGATGAAAAACTCCTTTCTGGCATAGGGGCCCTGCGCTCCTATGGGGTCAAGGGGGCGGTGTTCTGTAAACCCTATCCGAACCATCGGATTCTGGAACGGTTTGAATGGGCCCGGGATGTGGCGGAATACCTGGGGGTGGATATCGATTCCTATGCTATAAAAACCATGCGGGACCTGGTGCACCTGGAGCAAAAGGATGCCCGGTCTCTCCGGGAATTACAGCGGGCTGCCCATGTTCCCTTCGTGATTAAGGGAATTTTCAAAAAAGAAGATATCGACCTGGTGCGGGAACTGCGTCCCGATGTGGCCTTTATATCTAATCATGGAGGACGGGTAGAAACGGTACGGGGTTCTACGGTGGATTTCCTCGCAGTTTACGGAAAGGAACTTCGTCGTTATTGTGGGGCTCTCTGGGTCGATGGGGGAATCCGGTCTTACCGGGACCTGCAGGTAGCCCGAGTACTCGGTGCCGAGGAGGCCCTGATTGGGCGTCCGGCGGTGACTGCCCTATTAAAACAGGGTGTAGCGGGAGCCCCGGCGGTTCTCCAGGACATCCTGGAACCTCTGGAAGAAGAGGTCCCTTGCCTGGAACCTGAAATATATCGCTGA
- the tpx gene encoding thiol peroxidase, translating to MATITFKGNPIHTIGELPAIGSRAPDFVLVNGELQNVRLDNFKGKKKILNIVPSLDTGVCAASARRFNQEAAQFPNTVILTISRDLPFAQKRFCSTEGIDQVITLSDLRSRDFGKAYGVEIIDGPLAGLLSRAIVVLDEENRVIYTEQVPEIAQEPNYEAVLRVFKGK from the coding sequence ATGGCTACTATCACCTTTAAAGGGAATCCCATTCATACCATAGGGGAACTTCCTGCCATAGGAAGCAGGGCCCCCGATTTTGTCCTGGTAAACGGGGAACTCCAGAATGTAAGACTGGATAATTTCAAAGGAAAAAAGAAAATCCTGAACATCGTTCCCAGTCTTGATACGGGGGTTTGTGCCGCTTCAGCCCGCCGCTTTAATCAAGAGGCAGCCCAATTTCCCAATACGGTCATCCTGACCATTAGTCGAGATTTACCTTTTGCACAAAAACGCTTCTGCAGTACCGAAGGGATCGATCAAGTTATCACCCTATCGGACCTGCGGAGCCGAGATTTTGGGAAGGCCTATGGGGTAGAAATTATCGATGGGCCCCTGGCAGGGCTCCTTTCCCGGGCAATTGTGGTGCTCGATGAAGAGAACCGGGTCATCTACACCGAACAGGTTCCCGAAATAGCCCAGGAACCCAATTATGAGGCAGTACTCCGCGTTTTTAAGGGGAAATAA
- a CDS encoding amidase family protein: MEQDTFDRYFTQWEARIGAFLEHRPPGEWAPVFKNGGGSQGNVSPGSSEVEARAPLAGIPFGVKDNIAVEGFHLTCGSRLLEQYRAPYTATAVERLLQKGAVPVGKTNLDEFGMGSSTDNSALKQTNNPWDTHRVAGGSSGGSAAAVAAGLVPFALGSDTGGSVRQPAAFCGVVGLKPTYGAVSRYGLVAYASSLEAIGILADTVDRAFQVFQVIRGPDPHDMTTMVGKGPEQGTSPAPMHLIEDGLPPVPAPENLRIGYIDPSLLAETLARAGESLGTGSIASETELSLQNFLEQEIIEGFEETIGFYRSLGYSVEPVTIPSLSYAVAAYYTIATAEASANLARFDGIRYGMRPGQDVLVESPEDLVRASRRSGFGDEVKLRILVGTFVLRSGFQDRYYHRAQEIRQQIRREFDAVLARYGAILLPVFPRRAFGRSEAGLSSFAQKVADVFTCAANLAGLPALAFPVGVKGGLPVGMQFMGAPFSEEILCGLAKLYGDRQGYPHPAGYQSFWR; this comes from the coding sequence ATGGAACAGGATACATTTGATAGGTACTTTACCCAGTGGGAAGCTCGGATAGGGGCTTTTCTTGAACATCGTCCACCCGGTGAATGGGCCCCGGTTTTTAAAAATGGAGGGGGGTCTCAGGGAAATGTTTCTCCCGGGAGTTCAGAGGTGGAGGCCAGGGCTCCCCTTGCCGGCATACCCTTTGGGGTAAAGGATAATATCGCCGTCGAAGGCTTTCATCTTACCTGTGGTTCCCGCCTTCTAGAGCAGTACCGGGCCCCCTATACAGCGACGGCGGTGGAACGGCTTCTTCAGAAAGGGGCGGTGCCGGTGGGAAAAACTAACCTGGACGAGTTTGGCATGGGGTCTTCCACGGACAACTCGGCCCTCAAACAGACCAATAATCCCTGGGATACCCATCGTGTGGCGGGAGGTTCCTCGGGGGGCTCCGCGGCGGCCGTCGCGGCGGGGCTGGTCCCCTTTGCTCTTGGGTCTGATACGGGAGGGTCCGTCCGACAACCGGCGGCCTTCTGTGGGGTGGTGGGCCTTAAACCTACCTACGGCGCCGTTTCCCGTTATGGCCTTGTGGCCTACGCCTCAAGTCTCGAAGCCATAGGAATCCTGGCGGACACGGTGGACCGGGCCTTCCAGGTGTTTCAGGTGATTCGGGGACCCGATCCTCATGATATGACCACGATGGTAGGCAAAGGTCCTGAACAGGGGACAAGCCCTGCTCCGATGCATTTAATCGAGGATGGCCTTCCCCCTGTCCCGGCGCCAGAAAACCTTCGAATTGGGTATATCGATCCCTCATTGCTTGCCGAAACCTTAGCGAGGGCGGGGGAGAGTCTTGGAACAGGATCTATAGCTTCAGAAACAGAATTGTCCCTTCAGAACTTTCTGGAACAAGAGATAATCGAAGGTTTTGAAGAGACTATAGGCTTTTATCGATCTCTGGGCTATTCGGTGGAACCAGTGACTATCCCGAGTCTTTCCTACGCGGTGGCCGCCTATTATACCATTGCGACGGCTGAGGCGAGTGCTAACCTGGCCCGTTTTGATGGGATCCGCTACGGGATGCGACCTGGTCAGGATGTTCTTGTAGAAAGCCCGGAGGATCTTGTTCGTGCAAGCCGCCGTTCTGGGTTTGGGGACGAAGTGAAGCTGCGAATATTGGTGGGCACCTTTGTGCTCCGTTCGGGCTTTCAGGATCGGTATTATCACCGGGCCCAGGAAATTCGACAGCAAATTCGGAGGGAATTCGATGCGGTCCTTGCCCGGTATGGGGCAATTCTTTTGCCGGTGTTTCCCCGCCGGGCCTTTGGACGCAGTGAAGCGGGGCTTTCCTCTTTTGCCCAGAAGGTGGCCGATGTGTTTACCTGCGCGGCGAACCTGGCAGGTCTTCCTGCCCTGGCTTTCCCTGTTGGCGTCAAAGGAGGCCTCCCGGTAGGGATGCAATTTATGGGCGCTCCTTTTTCAGAGGAGATCCTCTGTGGGCTCGCAAAACTCTACGGTGATCGGCAGGGCTATCCCCACCCTGCGGGATATCAGTCCTTCTGGAGGTAA
- a CDS encoding sensor histidine kinase, whose amino-acid sequence RFLEVPFSFKYILLVPIANGITYLPNRWWKSFFTAIVVLCFIFIDYQIISIGFYTFSIEDYVHYYSTVTTAYILGLRNILFFISEALFIIFIVLELQNVLEESQRIKALNKELKENKEKLEFANVQLQNYAERIEEIAKIKERNRLAREIHDTIGHYLTGITLGLTATEELIKQTPQKVIEQIKRLKDLAQQGLVDIRRSLKELRPDTLEKGTLSFAINKLVSEINANTTKKICLRINGELDSLTPALDETIYRIIQESITNAVRHGEATYIEVKIEVDEKAVHLSIIDDGVGASEIEEGFGFYYMRQRVLDHNGFLEIETEPGKGMRLFVYIPRSGVRYHD is encoded by the coding sequence GCGGTTTTTAGAGGTGCCCTTTAGTTTTAAATATATTTTATTAGTTCCTATAGCGAATGGAATTACCTATCTCCCTAATCGATGGTGGAAATCCTTTTTTACCGCGATTGTTGTATTATGTTTTATTTTTATTGATTATCAAATTATTTCTATAGGATTTTATACTTTTTCTATAGAAGACTATGTTCATTATTATTCTACTGTTACCACAGCTTATATTCTGGGATTGCGAAATATTTTGTTTTTTATCAGTGAAGCTTTGTTTATAATATTTATTGTTCTTGAATTGCAAAATGTTCTTGAGGAATCACAACGAATTAAAGCTTTGAATAAAGAATTAAAAGAAAACAAAGAGAAGCTTGAATTTGCAAACGTACAATTACAAAATTACGCTGAACGAATTGAAGAAATTGCAAAAATTAAGGAACGGAATCGTCTAGCGAGAGAAATACATGACACTATTGGTCATTATTTAACTGGTATTACATTAGGTCTTACTGCTACAGAAGAGCTAATAAAGCAAACACCTCAAAAAGTAATAGAACAGATCAAACGTTTAAAAGATTTGGCTCAGCAAGGACTTGTTGATATAAGGCGTTCATTAAAAGAGTTGCGACCAGATACATTGGAAAAGGGAACATTATCTTTTGCTATAAACAAACTTGTGAGTGAAATAAATGCAAATACTACTAAAAAGATCTGTCTTAGAATAAATGGTGAGTTGGATAGCCTTACACCTGCTTTAGATGAAACGATTTACCGTATTATTCAGGAAAGTATAACGAATGCAGTACGTCACGGAGAGGCTACTTATATTGAAGTAAAAATCGAAGTAGATGAGAAAGCTGTTCATCTTTCTATTATTGATGATGGCGTGGGAGCATCAGAGATAGAGGAAGGTTTTGGTTTCTACTATATGAGGCAACGTGTATTAGACCATAATGGATTTCTTGAGATTGAAACAGAGCCTGGAAAAGGTATGAGGTTATTTGTATACATTCCTCGTTCTGGAGTTCGCTATCATGATTAA
- a CDS encoding response regulator transcription factor, which translates to MIKIGIVDDQDMVRDSLKILLSAQEDFDVVGIGKDGYDALRLVTNLHPDVLLLDIRMPIMDGVEATAMLKARSPSTSIIILTTFDDDEYVLNAICNGASGYLLKSAAMDELAKAIRTVYAGGSLMTPEIATKAFRMFSEIAKKNTKKEKLENDYILLPENLNRTELDIIGKIGKGFSNKEIAYALSLSEGTVRNYISNILQKTGLRDRTQIAIFAVRHHME; encoded by the coding sequence ATGATTAAAATTGGTATTGTAGATGACCAGGATATGGTCAGAGACAGTTTAAAAATCTTATTGTCAGCCCAGGAAGATTTTGACGTTGTAGGAATAGGTAAAGATGGCTATGATGCGTTAAGATTAGTTACAAACTTACATCCTGATGTTCTATTATTAGATATTCGTATGCCTATTATGGATGGAGTAGAAGCAACCGCTATGCTTAAAGCCCGTTCTCCTAGTACCTCTATAATCATTCTTACTACTTTTGATGATGATGAATATGTTCTTAATGCTATTTGTAATGGAGCCTCTGGCTATTTATTGAAAAGTGCTGCTATGGATGAACTTGCTAAAGCCATTAGAACTGTTTATGCTGGTGGTAGTCTTATGACTCCCGAAATTGCAACGAAAGCTTTCAGAATGTTTTCAGAAATTGCAAAAAAAAATACAAAGAAAGAGAAACTTGAAAATGATTATATATTACTACCTGAGAATTTGAATAGAACTGAATTAGATATAATAGGTAAAATAGGGAAAGGTTTCTCTAATAAAGAGATAGCTTATGCTCTATCTTTAAGTGAAGGAACAGTGCGTAATTATATCTCAAATATTTTACAGAAAACAGGTCTTCGAGATAGAACACAGATAGCTATATTTGCAGTGCGTCACCATATGGAATAA
- the aspS gene encoding aspartate--tRNA(Asn) ligase has translation MRVLARDVAQYATSDSPQPIMLQGWIHRIRELGGVSFIILRDRSGLVQLVVEGKTDYTLESVIQVEGLPTRNDKAPGGVEVRVQHSTLLSRAEPDLPFQVNGDVTKMGLDTILDKRVLSLRNPRIRAIFKVQATIIEAFSEYLRSQDFTEIKSSKLIGSGTEGGTGLFEVNYFDKKVYLAQSPQFYKQTMVAAGLERVFEVAPAYRAEKHDTPRHLNEYVSMDVEMAFITSELDLIELERGLLAHIFEQVARKNGPELELWNARVPDPNLVFKAPLIAHDDALALAFTEAQQHNQALLEDEKASAKLGFFEVTPAVERLLCAWAGREYGIELVFVNQFPRKHRPFYTYPLDATKTMSFDALFRGLEITTGGRRQEQYQALLEVLPRFGLTEEGLRDYLAIFKYGCPPHGGFAIGCERLTQKILGLANVKEASLFPRDRKRVSP, from the coding sequence ATGCGTGTCTTAGCTCGGGATGTGGCGCAGTATGCCACATCGGATTCCCCTCAACCGATTATGCTGCAAGGCTGGATTCACCGGATCCGGGAATTGGGCGGAGTAAGTTTTATCATTCTGCGGGATCGATCTGGCCTGGTGCAACTGGTGGTGGAAGGAAAGACCGATTATACCCTTGAGTCGGTGATTCAGGTGGAAGGACTCCCCACGAGAAACGACAAAGCCCCCGGCGGAGTGGAAGTCCGGGTGCAGCACAGTACCCTCCTTTCCCGGGCTGAGCCAGACCTGCCCTTCCAGGTAAACGGCGATGTGACCAAAATGGGGCTTGATACCATCCTGGATAAGCGGGTTCTCTCGTTGCGAAACCCCCGGATTAGGGCGATCTTCAAAGTACAGGCCACCATCATCGAAGCCTTTTCTGAGTACCTCCGTTCCCAGGATTTTACCGAAATTAAAAGCAGCAAACTCATTGGGAGCGGCACCGAAGGAGGAACGGGGCTTTTTGAGGTAAACTATTTTGATAAAAAGGTGTACCTGGCCCAGTCCCCTCAATTTTATAAACAAACCATGGTTGCCGCCGGCCTTGAGCGGGTATTCGAGGTAGCCCCTGCCTACCGGGCGGAAAAACACGATACCCCCCGTCACCTGAATGAGTATGTTTCTATGGATGTGGAGATGGCCTTCATTACCAGTGAGCTTGACCTTATCGAGCTTGAACGGGGGCTTCTGGCCCACATCTTTGAACAGGTGGCACGAAAAAATGGACCAGAACTGGAACTCTGGAATGCCCGGGTCCCCGATCCCAACTTGGTGTTTAAGGCCCCCCTCATTGCCCATGACGATGCCCTCGCCCTGGCTTTTACCGAAGCCCAGCAGCATAACCAGGCCCTGCTCGAAGACGAAAAGGCCAGCGCCAAACTGGGCTTTTTCGAGGTAACCCCGGCGGTGGAACGGCTCCTCTGCGCCTGGGCGGGTCGGGAATACGGGATAGAACTGGTGTTTGTGAACCAGTTCCCCCGGAAACATCGGCCCTTCTATACCTATCCCCTGGATGCGACAAAAACCATGAGTTTTGATGCCCTTTTCCGGGGCCTTGAGATAACCACCGGCGGGCGCCGTCAGGAACAGTACCAGGCGCTCCTCGAGGTGTTGCCCCGTTTTGGGCTTACGGAAGAGGGTCTGCGGGATTATCTTGCTATTTTTAAGTACGGTTGCCCTCCCCATGGGGGGTTTGCCATCGGCTGTGAGCGGCTTACCCAAAAGATTTTGGGCCTTGCCAATGTAAAAGAGGCAAGCCTTTTCCCCCGGGATCGCAAGCGAGTAAGCCCCTGA
- the gatB gene encoding Asp-tRNA(Asn)/Glu-tRNA(Gln) amidotransferase subunit GatB, which yields MYQSFIGLEVHIHLKTARKVFCSCRAAFGDEPNTNICPICTGQPGVLPELNPEALWMGGLVARALNCRIPNRTWFERKQYFYPDMPKNYQISQFASPLGQEGYLDIDVGGKSKRIRIKECHLEEDAGKMIHAGNVSLIDYNRAGTALLEIVTQPDMETGEEAEEFIQSLRRLVRYLGVCDGNMEEGSLRADANVSVNRQGAGLGKKVEIKNLNSSRFVRLALDYEIERQKALLEEGKPVRQETRLWNENRDQTEPMRSKENAQDYRYFPEPDIPPITFDEEFYRSLEDALIESPRDRRMRLQKEWGLSFEQADFITQERALAEYYEQAVGAIQAVFDPSGEKKGTIPFVPPQEDQPQRKGEVVPSPALTTANLARRIALWLSSDVKRIINRDGVAVEDLSHWALTPARLAQLVYLVADEKVSTKNAKETLELVVKEDRDPLEIIQEKGWERIKDRSRIRSYVEQVFTHEGATVQDARDAQRAENRKRYETLVAYLVGKVLAASGGRCDGTLTKEEVERCLQEDGSCVS from the coding sequence ATGTATCAATCCTTTATTGGGCTAGAAGTGCATATCCATCTTAAAACGGCCCGGAAGGTATTCTGTTCCTGTCGGGCCGCCTTTGGGGATGAACCAAATACCAATATCTGTCCCATCTGCACGGGACAACCGGGGGTGCTCCCCGAACTGAATCCTGAAGCGTTGTGGATGGGGGGCCTGGTTGCCCGGGCTCTGAATTGCCGTATTCCAAACCGGACCTGGTTTGAACGGAAGCAATATTTTTATCCCGATATGCCCAAAAACTATCAGATTTCCCAGTTTGCCTCTCCCCTCGGGCAGGAGGGGTACCTGGATATCGATGTGGGGGGAAAATCAAAACGAATTCGCATCAAGGAATGTCATCTTGAAGAAGATGCGGGCAAGATGATCCACGCGGGCAACGTGAGTCTTATCGATTATAACCGGGCAGGCACGGCCCTCCTGGAGATTGTTACCCAACCGGATATGGAAACGGGAGAAGAGGCGGAGGAATTCATTCAGAGTTTACGCCGCCTTGTTCGATACCTGGGGGTCTGTGATGGCAACATGGAAGAGGGGAGTCTCCGGGCCGATGCCAACGTGTCGGTGAATCGGCAGGGGGCCGGGCTCGGCAAAAAGGTGGAAATAAAGAACCTTAACTCATCCCGTTTTGTTCGCCTTGCCCTGGATTATGAAATTGAACGGCAAAAGGCTCTTCTGGAAGAAGGAAAGCCGGTACGTCAGGAAACCCGACTGTGGAACGAAAACCGGGATCAGACCGAACCCATGCGAAGTAAGGAGAATGCCCAGGATTACCGGTATTTCCCGGAACCGGATATTCCCCCCATCACCTTTGATGAAGAGTTTTACCGTTCCCTGGAGGACGCCCTGATAGAATCTCCCCGGGATCGGAGAATGCGGCTCCAAAAAGAGTGGGGGCTTTCTTTTGAGCAGGCCGATTTTATTACCCAGGAACGAGCCCTGGCAGAGTATTATGAGCAGGCGGTAGGGGCAATACAGGCCGTGTTTGATCCTTCAGGAGAAAAAAAGGGGACCATCCCTTTTGTACCCCCTCAAGAGGACCAGCCCCAGAGAAAAGGGGAAGTGGTACCATCGCCGGCGCTTACCACGGCAAATCTCGCCCGGCGGATCGCCCTCTGGCTTTCTAGCGACGTAAAGCGGATCATTAACCGGGACGGTGTTGCTGTGGAAGATTTATCACACTGGGCACTTACGCCGGCCCGGCTTGCCCAGCTGGTATACCTTGTGGCAGATGAAAAGGTCTCCACAAAGAACGCCAAGGAAACCCTGGAGTTGGTGGTCAAAGAAGATCGGGATCCCCTGGAGATTATTCAGGAAAAAGGATGGGAACGGATTAAGGATCGCAGCCGTATCCGCTCCTATGTGGAACAGGTCTTTACCCATGAGGGGGCTACGGTTCAGGATGCCCGGGATGCCCAAAGGGCGGAAAATCGCAAACGTTACGAGACCCTGGTGGCATACCTGGTAGGAAAGGTCCTGGCCGCCAGTGGGGGCCGCTGTGATGGTACCCTAACAAAAGAAGAGGTAGAACGGTGTTTGCAGGAGGATGGGTCATGCGTGTCTTAG
- the tnpB gene encoding IS66 family insertion sequence element accessory protein TnpB (TnpB, as the term is used for proteins encoded by IS66 family insertion elements, is considered an accessory protein, since TnpC, encoded by a neighboring gene, is a DDE family transposase.) has product MWPEVSRLRIYLRSGPTDMRKQAYSLAALVEQEWKAPLFSGDLFLFCGKSKRVLKILYWDRNGFCLWTKRLERGTFPWPRGQSATEPVVLTAHHTTPEEGPRERAATDSGRH; this is encoded by the coding sequence ATGTGGCCAGAGGTAAGCCGGCTGCGGATATACCTCAGGAGCGGGCCGACGGACATGCGCAAGCAGGCCTACAGCCTTGCGGCGCTGGTGGAACAGGAATGGAAGGCACCGTTATTCAGCGGGGACCTGTTTCTCTTCTGCGGGAAGAGTAAGCGGGTCCTCAAGATATTGTACTGGGATCGGAACGGCTTTTGCCTGTGGACCAAACGGCTTGAACGGGGAACCTTCCCGTGGCCCCGGGGACAGAGTGCCACCGAGCCCGTGGTCCTGACCGCTCACCACACAACGCCGGAAGAAGGCCCCCGGGAGCGGGCGGCGACGGATTCGGGGAGACATTGA